The Alnus glutinosa chromosome 1, dhAlnGlut1.1, whole genome shotgun sequence region TAGTCCCTACTCTttggcgagagagagagatccttttctttttcttgttttccctCTTCATTGTCCAAAGAAAATGTTCAAATCTATACTTTTCACGCTCATGAAAAAAATACTTGGTTTTGATGAATTTCAAAATAACGATATATGGAAtactttaaagaaattttaattaGGCACTTCTTTTAGAGACAGCTAATAAGTATTTGTCACAAGTAAATTTGAGAATACATTCTATTTTGGAGTTGTCAATGCTTGTCTTGGCTGAAGTTACTAGGAGGGGACCTTGTTGGCAAGGTATAAGCTTAAATTGCTCTTtctatcttcttcattttcattattGTTCTTAGTTTAGCCTATCTTCTTTTATCATCTAACCCTTATAAATAAAATCCTCCTAACTTCATTTTTCAATCTTCTCTGCTAAGAAGTTGTAGTTATTCCTGATAAACCTTATCAGTTCTTGCGATGCATATATAAATTGAATGACTTatgcaaaataattttaaagcaGTTATTTATCTTATGCaacattttaataaaaaggCATTACTGTCTCTAGTACTAAACGGCAACTGCTTAATTAGCATAGTTTTGATCTATATATTGATGCTTCCTCCCTTTGTTGCAAGGTGGAGGTTGAGGTTGTGGGTTCATGTACCACGAGTGtgtgtgtaacttaccaataaaaaaaatgattcttaCTGTGtatgttcttttttttgaaatgttagTTATTCGGAGCTCCTCGGATCTATGAGAAAGATTCACGCTCTTCAGGACATGTATCTGAAGATCTGTTGCTCAATTTTTTCAAGGATAGCTCTGATGAACAATGGATCCGGGCAATTGATTTTACTCCATCATACTGTATTGGGCAGTCTTCTGGTCTATGTTTGGAGCTTCCTTATGGTCTCCAACTTCCAAATTTTCAGGAAAACTTTGCTTATTATAAAGAAAGTGAAGGAAGATATGTTTTGGAAAGTGGTTCTACTTTTTCTTGCAATCTGGATCTAGTTCCTGTTGTTGGTCCTCCTCCCGGTGTTGATTTACCTTATGACATCTTGTTCAGAATTAACATGTTGGTTCAGAATGGCTATCTTGCTGGGCCAACActtgataaaactttttatcGCTTGGTTGATCCCTGTAAGTTTGACATTACCCATATAGAGCATGCCCTTGAGAAACTGTGTCATTTAAAAGAATGTTGCTATGAGCCATCGAGGTGGCTCAAAGAACAGTATCTAAAGTACCTCACGTCAAGACATCCTCCAAAGCCGCCTGCTATATCCCTAGACTCCGGGTTGGTGTATGTACACAGGGTTCAGATAACACCTTCTAAAGTGTACTTCTGTGGTCCAGAAATTAATGTATCAAACCATGTACTGCGTCATTTTTCTGAAGATATTGATAATTTTCTTCGTGTCTCATTTGTTGATGAGGAGTTggataaaatgttttcaacagATTTATCTCCACGTACGTCTTCTGCAAACGAGGATAGGAGAACTGGAATATACAAAAGGATTCTGTCAATTCTTAGAAATGGCATAGTTATCGCTGGTAAGAAGTTTGAAACTCTTGCATTCTCATCAAGTCAGTTGCGGGATAATTCTATATGGATGTTTGCTTCAAGAGATGGACTAACTGCTGCTGATATAAGAGAGTGGATGGGCAATTTTAGTTCGATTAAAAATGTGGCAAAATATGCTGCCAGACTGGGTCAATCCTTCGGTTCATCCACAGAAACTCTTAGTGTTGGTAGGCATGAAATGGAAATTATTCCTGATATAAAGGTTGAGCGGGCTGGAGTCGAGTATGTCTTCTCTGATGGAATTGGGAAAATATCTGCTCAATTTGCCCGGAAAGTGGCTTTAAAATGTGGCTGTAAAGGAACCCGTCCGTCTGCCTTTCAGATCCGATACGGTGGGTATAAAGGTGTTGTAGCTGTTGATCCAACCTCATCAATGAAATTATCATTAAGGAAGAGCATGTCCAAGTATGAATCAGGAAACACAAAACTCAATGTCTTGGCATTTAGCAAGTTTCAACCTTGTTATCTGAATCGCCAGTTGATCAGTCTTTTGTCTACCCTTGGTGTTAACGATCATGTTTTTGAGACTAAACAAAGAGAAGCCATGGAACAACTGGATGCTATACTAACAGATCCATTAAAGGCACAGGAGGCTCTTGATATGATGTCCCCGGGAGAGAATACCAACATTCTTAAGGAAATGCTCATGTGTGGTTATAAGCCGGATGCTGAACCATTTCTTTCTATGATGCTGCAGACGTTCCGAGCATCAAAGTTGTTGGAATTGCGGATTAAAACAAGGATTTTTATTCCAGATGGAAGAGCAATGATGGGATGTCTGGATGAAACCAGAACCTTGAAATATGGTCAGGTATTTGTGCAATTTTCTGGCACTAAACATCAGGAGTTCTACAATGATTCCATAATGTACAGTGGCACTGGATCAAATCAGCGTTTTGTTGTTGAGGGGAAGGTAGTAGTTGCCAAAAACCCCTGCTTGCATCCAGGGGATGTGCGTGTTTTAAGGGCTGTAGATGTGACGGCTTTGCACCATTTGGTGGATTGTGTTGTTTTCCCTCAAAGAGGATCTAGGTAAATTTATCTCTTAGTACTTCTGCGACATTATATCAGTAAATTATGTTTGTCTACCATACATTTGAGCCTTAGTTTGAATTTAAAGTTGAATTGCAGAATTTTATCGTAGTTGGAATTGTAGGACAGCAACTTTAAGCTTCTTCTCTCGTCTTTTTTGAGATAGCTCATCTTTGTTTATGAGCTAGGTTCTAACCATTGGCTGCAAGAATTTATTGTCTGGAGATGACATTCTATGACTCTAACTGCAGCCGGTAAATTTACATGAAGtcctttaaattttaatagttGAGTACTTGAGGCTGGTCATATCTCTTTATTTCCTGTGAAGTATGCttgttatttattaaaacatgATATGACATGGTATCTGTTTCGGATATGAACCACTGGCTGCCAGAATTCATTCTTAATATGAATTCTGTGACTTTTGACTGCAGTGGATAAATTTACAGAGTCCTTTAATTTTTAGTCCTTGAGTACAATGAGACTGGTcatatctcttttatttttctgtcaAGTTTGCTTATCATTTGTTAAAACATGATATGACAGGGTATGGGTTTGGGATATGTGCCTACGAAAGTTTCCAACAAATGAAAGAACAACATATCTTGCATTCAACGATGTTTGTAGCTACCTTATGTTGTTTCTTATTAGAAATTGAAGAACTGTGCTACATAAAAAATTCCCTTTCCCTTGAAGCCCTAAAATTGGGGTTTAGATAAATTAGACATTTTCACATTAAAACCAATTTGTGTATTTATATCAATGTAATATGACACCTAGGGATTTGGTTCAGTGAAAGATAATGGTCCCTATCTTGTTTATGCAAAAGATCAGATATGATATTCTCTCTCTATGGAAgcaataattgatttttatgtGGTGGATTGTAGTTTGTTCTTTTATAAAGTATAACCTGAAGTGCTGCTTTTACTTGATTGCTGTGTATTATTCACAATATTTTCCATCTAAACCTGGATTACTGATATCAAAATTCTAATTGAAATCTTAGACCTCATCCAAATGAGTGTTCCGGTAGTGATTTGGATGGAGATATTTACTTTGTCTGTTGGGATCCTGAACTGATTCCACCTCGGCAAGTTAAACCAATGGATTACCTCCCAGCACAAAGCATCCAGTTGGATCATGATGTTACCATTGAGGTATTACTCTCTTTAATATATTGTCATGTTCAAGTAATTTTTGGgaactttcttttaaaagaaatgtaTATTCTAGGTTCTATTCTGTTCTTTTGGTAAGCCCCTTggttcttattttgtttgcaatGAAGAGGATCTTAATGTTACATTTCATTAGTCATGATCTCTATCTCTCCTTGTGTGGATTGATGACATTATAATATTTGTGAAGATTACATTTCAAGTCTTTTCTGACATTATGTGCCTTGTAGTTATTATAGTGTCAGTTCTTACTGAAGACATTCAAATGGATGGTGAAAAATGATTAAGTTGCATATTGAATGGTTTTCAATCAGTTCTTTCTAGTGGACACATTGGAATGGATTAACAACAAATGATTAATGTTGCTTATGGAACTTATTTCTTATTGATTGTTGTTTCACTTTTGAAGACATTTACGAATAGATTATGGAGAGAGTTAGTTTATTACTTCAAAATGCCTTATCATGATTCTTTCATTGCCCCAAACCTTGATTCTTTTAAGAACTAATTTTCTGTAAATAGAAACTATATATTGAACTCATGGGCATGATCCAGTAGAGAGGTAGAGCCCTTGTGAGAAGCGTGTATTCACGTTCGAGattgaaaagaaggaaaagaaaatattggtcTATTCCAAACACTAGTGCTAATTAGAGGATTTGCTTATCATGAGCAGCATGTCCCGGATATAATAACTCcgagaaaaaaaggaaacaacaaaaaagaaaaaagaagaaagaaaataaggatGATATCAAATAACAACTTAGAATGTGTGGCCAAGAAACCAGCTTAGAAGGTGTTACATCAAACTAAATGACCAGATGATATGCAATATATATAGGCAACCTAGCATGGAAAGGCGGCATATTTTTACACTCTGGTTAACATGTTGGTTTATTGAGTGCCTTTCGTGGTGGTCCAAGGATTGAAGGCACTTCAAAGCATGGGTGGGGTCTGGGTTCGGTTTTCTCCATGGGCTCTCCCCTGCTCCTGGAAAGAAATATCTTTCATGGTCTCTTGTCTAACCAGTGGAGAGTTTGTTACATTGTTTTGCTTTTAAAGGTCATCTAAGAGGGGAACTACTTGACATTGTATTAGGGTTGTGGTCATATATAAGCCTAATTTCAATTGTAGTATTAAATGATAGTAAATTTGATTAGCTGACTATGTCGCATCTTAAACTGTTCATCATTTAACAGATTGGAATTCCGTGAAAATCCTTCAAAGCATTGAATTGATGAGTTGCATTCCTGTACATATCATAATATAGCTGTAAATGTCATTCAAATTTCAGCTTCagttcaattttcttttaacccTCACACATTGCGACTTATTATGATATAAGAGATGTTTATTTCTTCTGCTCCAGGAAGTCGAGGAGTATTTTGTTAACTACATAGTCAACGACAGCTTAGGAATTATTGCCAATGCCCACACTGTTCATGCTGATAGAGAGCTTCAAAAAGCAATGAGTATCCCATGTATAGAGCTTGCAAAGCTATTCTCAATCGCTGTTGACTTTCCAAAAACTGGCATACCAGCTGAAGTACCACAAAAGCTTCATGCCAAAGAATATCCTGATTTCATGGAGAAGCCAGACAAACCCACCTATGAGTCATACAATGTGATTGGAAAGCTTTTCCGGGAGGTGAAAGACATTACACCGAATACTAATTCTTCTATGTCCTTCACTATGGAAAGGGCAAGGCAGTCATATGACCCTGACATGGAAGTTGATGGCTTTGAGGATTTCATTGACGACGCTTTCTTTTACAA contains the following coding sequences:
- the LOC133877375 gene encoding RNA-dependent RNA polymerase 1-like isoform X3 produces the protein MGKTIQLSGFPSGVTAEEVKAYLEQLTGAGTVYAIKVRNTTGGPRAYAIIQFTTTSEAECIISLANQRLYYGRSYLKAWPMELDIVPMPRTFLHNIENITLHFGCQISDEKFLILWKAENVSVKFGSGMRKLHFSLSHNYVDYRLELFYENVWQIELHRPRNQTTKYLLIQLFGAPRIYEKDSRSSGHVSEDLLLNFFKDSSDEQWIRAIDFTPSYCIGQSSGLCLELPYGLQLPNFQENFAYYKESEGRYVLESGSTFSCNLDLVPVVGPPPGVDLPYDILFRINMLVQNGYLAGPTLDKTFYRLVDPCKFDITHIEHALEKLCHLKECCYEPSRWLKEQYLKYLTSRHPPKPPAISLDSGLVYVHRVQITPSKVYFCGPEINVSNHVLRHFSEDIDNFLRVSFVDEELDKMFSTDLSPRTSSANEDRRTGIYKRILSILRNGIVIAGKKFETLAFSSSQLRDNSIWMFASRDGLTAADIREWMGNFSSIKNVAKYAARLGQSFGSSTETLSVGRHEMEIIPDIKVERAGVEYVFSDGIGKISAQFARKVALKCGCKGTRPSAFQIRYGGYKGVVAVDPTSSMKLSLRKSMSKYESGNTKLNVLAFSKFQPCYLNRQLISLLSTLGVNDHVFETKQREAMEQLDAILTDPLKAQEALDMMSPGENTNILKEMLMCGYKPDAEPFLSMMLQTFRASKLLELRIKTRIFIPDGRAMMGCLDETRTLKYGQVFVQFSGTKHQEFYNDSIMYSGTGSNQRFVVEGKVVVAKNPCLHPGDVRVLRAVDVTALHHLVDCVVFPQRGSRPHPNECSGSDLDGDIYFVCWDPELIPPRQVKPMDYLPAQSIQLDHDVTIEEVEEYFVNYIVNDSLGIIANAHTVHADRELQKAMSIPCIELAKLFSIAVDFPKTGIPAEVPQKLHAKEYPDFMEKPDKPTYESYNVIGKLFREVKDITPNTNSSMSFTMERARQSYDPDMEVDGFEDFIDDAFFYKSNYDYKLGNLMDYYGIKTEAEIMSGNIMRMAKSFTKRRDAEAITVAVRSLRKEARAWFNEKKSGLDSGADDVYAKASAWYYVTYHHTYWGCYNEGMNRDHFLSFPWCVYDKLVHIKKDKASIGRALHPSSLEHQFSHVLHLS
- the LOC133877375 gene encoding RNA-dependent RNA polymerase 1-like isoform X1, which translates into the protein MNSSALSMNCWRVEGGVLWVSSSTNGLLDQIPLRSVAKTTLIMVIDRELLFVEPGHEVVEGLCLTRFRRKESRHTQLDWMGKTIQLSGFPSGVTAEEVKAYLEQLTGAGTVYAIKVRNTTGGPRAYAIIQFTTTSEAECIISLANQRLYYGRSYLKAWPMELDIVPMPRTFLHNIENITLHFGCQISDEKFLILWKAENVSVKFGSGMRKLHFSLSHNYVDYRLELFYENVWQIELHRPRNQTTKYLLIQLFGAPRIYEKDSRSSGHVSEDLLLNFFKDSSDEQWIRAIDFTPSYCIGQSSGLCLELPYGLQLPNFQENFAYYKESEGRYVLESGSTFSCNLDLVPVVGPPPGVDLPYDILFRINMLVQNGYLAGPTLDKTFYRLVDPCKFDITHIEHALEKLCHLKECCYEPSRWLKEQYLKYLTSRHPPKPPAISLDSGLVYVHRVQITPSKVYFCGPEINVSNHVLRHFSEDIDNFLRVSFVDEELDKMFSTDLSPRTSSANEDRRTGIYKRILSILRNGIVIAGKKFETLAFSSSQLRDNSIWMFASRDGLTAADIREWMGNFSSIKNVAKYAARLGQSFGSSTETLSVGRHEMEIIPDIKVERAGVEYVFSDGIGKISAQFARKVALKCGCKGTRPSAFQIRYGGYKGVVAVDPTSSMKLSLRKSMSKYESGNTKLNVLAFSKFQPCYLNRQLISLLSTLGVNDHVFETKQREAMEQLDAILTDPLKAQEALDMMSPGENTNILKEMLMCGYKPDAEPFLSMMLQTFRASKLLELRIKTRIFIPDGRAMMGCLDETRTLKYGQVFVQFSGTKHQEFYNDSIMYSGTGSNQRFVVEGKVVVAKNPCLHPGDVRVLRAVDVTALHHLVDCVVFPQRGSRPHPNECSGSDLDGDIYFVCWDPELIPPRQVKPMDYLPAQSIQLDHDVTIEEVEEYFVNYIVNDSLGIIANAHTVHADRELQKAMSIPCIELAKLFSIAVDFPKTGIPAEVPQKLHAKEYPDFMEKPDKPTYESYNVIGKLFREVKDITPNTNSSMSFTMERARQSYDPDMEVDGFEDFIDDAFFYKSNYDYKLGNLMDYYGIKTEAEIMSGNIMRMAKSFTKRRDAEAITVAVRSLRKEARAWFNEKKSGLDSGADDVYAKASAWYYVTYHHTYWGCYNEGMNRDHFLSFPWCVYDKLVHIKKDKASIGRALHPSSLEHQFSHVLHLS
- the LOC133877375 gene encoding RNA-dependent RNA polymerase 1-like isoform X2, coding for MHILCFLLAFMTMTTLESHSGKESRHTQLDWMGKTIQLSGFPSGVTAEEVKAYLEQLTGAGTVYAIKVRNTTGGPRAYAIIQFTTTSEAECIISLANQRLYYGRSYLKAWPMELDIVPMPRTFLHNIENITLHFGCQISDEKFLILWKAENVSVKFGSGMRKLHFSLSHNYVDYRLELFYENVWQIELHRPRNQTTKYLLIQLFGAPRIYEKDSRSSGHVSEDLLLNFFKDSSDEQWIRAIDFTPSYCIGQSSGLCLELPYGLQLPNFQENFAYYKESEGRYVLESGSTFSCNLDLVPVVGPPPGVDLPYDILFRINMLVQNGYLAGPTLDKTFYRLVDPCKFDITHIEHALEKLCHLKECCYEPSRWLKEQYLKYLTSRHPPKPPAISLDSGLVYVHRVQITPSKVYFCGPEINVSNHVLRHFSEDIDNFLRVSFVDEELDKMFSTDLSPRTSSANEDRRTGIYKRILSILRNGIVIAGKKFETLAFSSSQLRDNSIWMFASRDGLTAADIREWMGNFSSIKNVAKYAARLGQSFGSSTETLSVGRHEMEIIPDIKVERAGVEYVFSDGIGKISAQFARKVALKCGCKGTRPSAFQIRYGGYKGVVAVDPTSSMKLSLRKSMSKYESGNTKLNVLAFSKFQPCYLNRQLISLLSTLGVNDHVFETKQREAMEQLDAILTDPLKAQEALDMMSPGENTNILKEMLMCGYKPDAEPFLSMMLQTFRASKLLELRIKTRIFIPDGRAMMGCLDETRTLKYGQVFVQFSGTKHQEFYNDSIMYSGTGSNQRFVVEGKVVVAKNPCLHPGDVRVLRAVDVTALHHLVDCVVFPQRGSRPHPNECSGSDLDGDIYFVCWDPELIPPRQVKPMDYLPAQSIQLDHDVTIEEVEEYFVNYIVNDSLGIIANAHTVHADRELQKAMSIPCIELAKLFSIAVDFPKTGIPAEVPQKLHAKEYPDFMEKPDKPTYESYNVIGKLFREVKDITPNTNSSMSFTMERARQSYDPDMEVDGFEDFIDDAFFYKSNYDYKLGNLMDYYGIKTEAEIMSGNIMRMAKSFTKRRDAEAITVAVRSLRKEARAWFNEKKSGLDSGADDVYAKASAWYYVTYHHTYWGCYNEGMNRDHFLSFPWCVYDKLVHIKKDKASIGRALHPSSLEHQFSHVLHLS